CTCGAGCCTACTTTGATCCGATACCCCTAACATTCAGGGCCACCATTATAAATTTTTATAACTTTAGCCGTAACTTATATGCTTATCCAATGCTGGTAATTTTGACTTTGTAAGTCAAAATCAAGGGAGTCTTTTAAAATGGACACAACTGACTAAATGATCAGGATTAACTAAAGTATTGCCTGCTAGCGTGCTACTCTTTCTATTTTTCAAGGGGGAGTATTACAGCAAATTTTGATGCAAAGGGTAGATGGTATTATTCTTCCTTTTAATTAAAAGACAATGTTGTTGAGTGAATTCTGGTTTTGCTTATTCCAATCTGTTTACAGGTAAAAAGAATTCACCTACTAATAAAGACTAAGGAGGAATAATGCACAAGCTCAAGCGATTTAAGAAGTTAATACGTTAGCATGTACTGATTTATAGCTTCAAACTGCTTGTATTTAAAGGTGGGGAGTTCAGTTTTATAAACATTATGATCATTATGTTGTTTTCTTTGATTTCTATTACTGTATGATGAAGAGTTGGGTGAAGTACATTTGATGGTTGTTTCTTAAAACATATACACCAATTTCCTTCCTATTCGTTTACTTTATAAACTAATTTACTTTTGCTATGATTGTTTCCCTTTCATAACATTACCATACCCGACCAACGGATGGTCTTAATTTCAGTTATAAGAAGTATTTGGACTAGAAATTTATAAATTATATCATTTTCATTATCCAACCCATGTATACAAATTTGGATTAGAAATTTATAAATTATATCATTTTCATTATTCAAGCCGTGTAtacaaagaaatatttacatatttaTAAATTATGCCAAGAATGTTTTTTCATTTCATATTGTATTTTTTATACAacttaaattgttcaacccgtgtatcACAAGGGTAGATAACCTAGTTTATAAACAAAAAGTTTATTAATGTGGGCTTTATCTTACTTTTGGGCTGATATAAAAAAAACCGCTCAAAGCAGTTCTACGACCTCTGTACGGGTTTCAAAATAGCGGTCCAATAACAGGATTTAGCACCGCTAATAGCGGGACCGCTATGGGTATGTATGTCCGCTAAGCGCTATATGATGAGATGTTTGATACTAACCAGGATTAGCAGTGATAGCACCCAAAGTTGTCATCCTCTCAGCATCTGGATTATCCTTGGAATTTCTCTCAGTAGCCGACTGGGGCTTAGGCCCAACATCAGCAGCACTGGGCTGAGAGGCATCAGGCCCACCTTCACGTTTCTGGCGGGCCTGCTCAGCCATTAGCTGCCATTTTGAGAGCATGTCATCTCCTCCTACAGCCGCCCGTGCAGCAACATTCGCAGCTGTCGTTCTCTGTTTATCGTCCTCCTCTTTGTTCACCTTCTCACATTCATAATAAACAGTTTTACAATTATACAAAACAAAATGCAACCATATAGATCTTGTTGTCATACCTTAAATGATCTTCCACGACCATCTTCACCGTCACCACTTCCTTCAGGCTgcattcacaaaaaaaaaaaaagaaacctcATTGGTATATAACATTATGATCCACATTAGAAAACGATGCCGCACTTGCCTCATCTGCTCTTTGAAGTTTTTCAGCATCAGCCTGCTTTTTCTCCCATTCTTCCCGAGCTTTTTGATTCATTGACATGATTTGCTTTCTAACATCCGACGTGACAACTGTCTGGTGCCTTGGCTTCTCAATATCCACCCGCTATCAAGACATGGAACATTACTTTCATGATGTGTAGATGATAATAACAATTACATACACGTGTCTGCTTTTTTCAACAAGAATATCCTTTTTGGTCATATGATGCATCAATTTCTCTAATACTCAAAATTCGCAAACACTCAAAGAATATCAACAGTCCGTTTAATTATAGCTGATACTAGTCATTCACATACAAAAAGCATATCCAAGCGCCCGTCAACTCAATAAAATTAATTAGAATGGCATATTTTCTCCATATAGAGTTGTTTTAAACAAATAGATTATAGGTTTGGATCTCTAAAATCAGAATGGATCCGAGATATAAGAAACAAACTAATTACCTGTTTTGAAAGTCTGATCAAGTTGCTAATCAATCCTCGCATTCTTTCCTCTACACACTGAATACCAAATTGCATTAAACATGTATAATTTCATAATAACAATTGGTAACTTGAAGCTCACCAGCGACAAGCATCGTTCCACGTCATTGCTTCGGTTCTTTACACCACATTTTGCCACTGTTGAACATTTATTACAACACTTAAATTTGTATTATTATAGCATAATAAGACACTGGTAAGAATAAAAATCCTCACTGATCTCAGACAACTTCTTCTGAAGTGGAGTTTTCTGCAAAATCagcctttcttcttcttcttgaacAACCTTTCTAGAAGCTTCTGACACTCGACTATCCTCTTTGGACCCAGAAAACAATTGTTCTTCCTCTTCCTAAAAGACCAAATTATCACTGAATAAATTAATTAAAGGTTTTGCTGAAACTTATGTCTTTACAAGGGAAGAACACATACCCTGAGATTCACTCCGCTGACAGCAGTTACATCATTAAGCTGCTCAATACTTTGATCTGAAAATGCTCCAGACACTTTCTGCTTCTTACtgatatatacatacatacaagagTAAGAATTATAATTTGACTGGAATGTTAAGAGACTAGAAAAATCAAACTACCTTAGTGAAGAAACAGGTGCTTCTAATGGTTTTTTCTGGCCGACAGTTGGCTTTTTGGGGGGAGTCTTTGCATTACTTCCAGAAGCCAATGAGGAGTTTCCAGCAGACTGTACTCAAAAACTTAACCTCTAACAAACGATCAAATATTTGAAATAACTATAACGATGAACAATATATTACCATATTCTGGCGTTCCAGTTGTGCGGTGATGGACATGGGCTCTGACTTGTTCATAGATGATGAGAAACCGGGCCTTGATGACATCATCTCAAAAGTTTCATCCTTTGATGATTCAGTCTGACCTAGCTGGGATTTATGTTGTTGATCATTCATGTGATCCAAGGGTTCTTGTTTTGCGTAGCCCATTGATGGCATATCTTTATGCATTGAGGGTTGCCAGTGGCCTGAATTACTACTTGTGAAATGAGCAAGACTACCCCCATGCAGTCTTTTCATGTCGGTAAAAGGAGTTTGCACAGGGCCTTGCCtcatttgtaaatcatgggtctgctgctgctgttgctgctgtttaAAAGTATTCATATTTGGAGGTCCATAATTTGGAAAAGAGGGTTGTGGAAAGGGCATATGTTGCTTGCCAAGTCCCTGCATTGGAAACGGCTGCTGATCCCTCTCTTGCTTAATAGGATTAACATTAGAAGACTTGTGTGAATCCGATTGGTGTTCCAATAACCGTTGTTTTTGGGCATTATTATCCATGCTTGGTTTAGCAGGAATCTGGTTGATAAAAAATGCTATCTGttacaaaagaaaagaaaacatgaTACTAGTACTACATGTGTGAAAATGTTGTTAACCTGGCCTTGTTGTAACTTATAGACAGCCATCTTAAGCATATGATCTCCTACAAGACTTCGCATGTGGCGGACGAATTCTTCTTTATTAATGCTATTGGTCTGGGAAAGGCAGGGAGGCAGGCAGTTGTTTAGTGGGCAATTGAATTGAAACAAGAgataaagaaagaaagaaagaaagaaagaaagaaagaaagaaagaaagttacCCGTAATCGAACATAGAGGCCCTGGAGTTGCATAGCCCTGTCTTTATCAAGCTGGGGTTCAATAACAGGAAGCAGGAGTGCAAAAGGGACCTGCTTGCCAGCAGGCCTGGCAGTAGCAGAAGGAGATTGGGAAGTAGGCATTTGACCTCTTTGCATcctttgctgctgctgctgcaaGTGAGATTGAGATTGAGATTGAGAGTCATcttcttttttattattattatcaggAGGAGGAGGAGTGGGATCtggtggatgatgatgatgatgatgatgatgttctgCTGCGGCTGATGATTGGGGGGGCTtaagttgttgttgttgccactGTTGGAAGACCTGGCTTGGAGTATGATTGCTGGATAAAGCTGCGGCTGCAATAAGGAAGggattacatacatacatacatagtaGAGATACCTTGAAATAGATGATGGCTGCTTGAAAGAATACCGGAGGAGGGGGGTGCAGTGGGGGGAGGAGGGTGagatgtattattattattgttgttgttgttgtcccCTACGATATCCCTGTTTAGGGCAGCGGTGAAAGCGGCAACGTCTGCCCCTGAATGCATCGTTTCATCCTGTCAAATCCACAACAAACAACATTCAGAACCAACCAACCATcaatcaacacacacacacacacacacgcaatTCAAGCACCTCCTCTTCCTCCAGGAGCTTCTCTATATCCATCGGCTGGCTGATGATTGATTTTTGCTTTGATTCTTTTCTTCCTTCCGATCAATCGagagacagacagacagacaagGATGAATTAGTTGTTTTGTTgaacaatatatatattatattggGCCGCCTACTCTACTCTAGGGCTCACTCTTTGCTTTCCAATTTTGTGATTTATTCCATAACTCACACATACTAGCCTCATAACCCGGAGACTtaagggctgtttggcaacttctaaaTATTTAAGTGTTGAAACTGTTTTGGTTCGTCCGATCGATCCAATTCGCGGTACGAACAGGATCCGGGTTCGCAGGGGGCGACCATAATGGCAACAATTCAAATGTAACAGAGAAGAAACGGTGGCTAATCGAAGCTTacctgcttgcttgcttgcttgctggCTGATTGAACCTTACCTTCCCTGCTGAATCGTAGAATGAAAGAAAGaaataaagaaagaaagaaatctGTCAGTTGGCTGtttgtttttttaggttttgaagAGGAGGAGCGAAGAGGGAGATAGGCTGCTTTAGTTTAGGGTTGTTTTAATTTTATTAGCCAACTAGCCTAAGGTTAAACGTAGTGGGGCGCGAGCATCGGCCATAGCGCCAATATAGCGCCGCCCACACCGCCCCCCGGCGCCatgaccaaaaaaaaaaagaacggCGTAAAATTTATCGCGGCGCGAGAAGgaattgtttttaattttttgacCGTTGAATAACGgtcatatataaaaaaaaaaatcaattttttatacttttcacactataaataccctcatattcttccattttttttacaactcaatacattctcattctcattctctatatatttttaaaaaacctAGTGTCACCTTATAAAAAAAATGGGTTCCCCGTCGGAAGAGTCTTTCACCGAAATTTACCGAAGATATTTTTCGCCCGACGAAGACGCGGCCGAGGAAGAAGCAGTTACGAGTGCATGTACTTTTGTGGTACAAGCATTTGAGCACATTCGGCCTACTCCCCCTCCACGACCCATCTTGCGACGCACCTATATCTTGCGAGATCGTGAAGCCGCGAacgagcgtttgatgaaagactattttgatGC
The Helianthus annuus cultivar XRQ/B chromosome 6, HanXRQr2.0-SUNRISE, whole genome shotgun sequence genome window above contains:
- the LOC110865920 gene encoding transcription initiation factor TFIID subunit 4b, which codes for MDIEKLLEEEEDETMHSGADVAAFTAALNRDIVGDNNNNNNNNTSHPPPPTAPPSSAAALSSNHTPSQVFQQWQQQQLKPPQSSAAAEHHHHHHHHPPDPTPPPPDNNNKKEDDSQSQSQSHLQQQQQRMQRGQMPTSQSPSATARPAGKQVPFALLLPVIEPQLDKDRAMQLQGLYVRLRTNSINKEEFVRHMRSLVGDHMLKMAVYKLQQGQIPAKPSMDNNAQKQRLLEHQSDSHKSSNVNPIKQERDQQPFPMQGLGKQHMPFPQPSFPNYGPPNMNTFKQQQQQQQTHDLQMRQGPVQTPFTDMKRLHGGSLAHFTSSNSGHWQPSMHKDMPSMGYAKQEPLDHMNDQQHKSQLGQTESSKDETFEMMSSRPGFSSSMNKSEPMSITAQLERQNMSAGNSSLASGSNAKTPPKKPTVGQKKPLEAPVSSLSKKQKVSGAFSDQSIEQLNDVTAVSGVNLREEEEQLFSGSKEDSRVSEASRKVVQEEEERLILQKTPLQKKLSEIMAKCGVKNRSNDVERCLSLCVEERMRGLISNLIRLSKQRVDIEKPRHQTVVTSDVRKQIMSMNQKAREEWEKKQADAEKLQRADEPEGSGDGEDGRGRSFKVNKEEDDKQRTTAANVAARAAVGGDDMLSKWQLMAEQARQKREGGPDASQPSAADVGPKPQSATERNSKDNPDAERMTTLGAITANPGPVRKITRNQELVKGGSIPRTITVKDVISVLGREIQMSRSTLIYRLYEKVRSDSLSEH